The following coding sequences lie in one Leptospira stimsonii genomic window:
- a CDS encoding putative bifunctional diguanylate cyclase/phosphodiesterase, with translation MTEQNLGLYETLSKIKPLKTYTSKILLVAFLGTHVPLITLLAYYVINTGYDVRMIIQTLLLALIATLAGTGATLYALHKLLAPVTLTSLCLKKYLNEKILPNLPIDYTDEAGTLMAGTTLTVRKLDEVINYLSNYDPVTSLPNKDSFVEKIHSEIKSANSGSLAIVSFGIYKWKDIKNTFGNHASDMFLRFVSKRLSDLSNGSILLGRTGESEFSILFPASKNVESETETKVAEILENFKQPIPIAGEEIYPNLKAGISLFPIDGISAEQLLWKSEAALQGSLALDRDFGFFTSELNDKLKEKLTLEKELRDALSKDQFLVVYQPKVNLKTGQIVGMEALVRWKHPNLGLVSPLQFIPLAEETGLIIPLGELVLRKACDDLQDWKKRGNPAFRVSVNLSPIQFRKKFLTETILRILEETNTDPQELELEITESALAGDPNLTLDVLNSLHRSGITLSLDDFGTGYSSLSSLSQYPIHTLKIDQSFVRGLSTDSSSESIVRTILALAESLSLTTVAEGIESEEQRRLLTAQGCEMGQGFLFSKPLSITDLEFLSKKE, from the coding sequence ATGACTGAACAAAATCTTGGGCTTTACGAAACACTCTCCAAAATCAAACCGCTGAAAACATATACTTCCAAAATCTTATTAGTCGCCTTTTTAGGAACTCACGTGCCTTTGATTACGTTACTCGCCTATTACGTGATCAACACCGGTTACGACGTGAGGATGATCATACAGACGTTGCTCCTCGCTCTCATCGCGACGCTCGCCGGAACGGGTGCGACTCTGTACGCGCTTCATAAACTTTTGGCTCCGGTTACACTCACGTCTCTCTGTCTTAAAAAATACTTGAACGAAAAAATTCTTCCAAACCTTCCCATCGATTATACGGACGAAGCGGGAACTTTAATGGCGGGCACAACCCTTACGGTTCGTAAATTGGATGAAGTCATCAATTATCTTTCCAATTACGATCCGGTCACAAGCCTCCCAAACAAGGATTCTTTCGTGGAAAAAATTCATTCTGAAATCAAGAGCGCGAACTCAGGAAGTCTCGCGATCGTTTCTTTCGGAATATACAAGTGGAAAGATATTAAGAATACGTTCGGCAATCATGCATCTGATATGTTTCTAAGATTTGTGAGTAAACGTCTTTCCGATCTTTCGAACGGCTCCATTCTTCTTGGTAGAACCGGTGAAAGTGAATTTTCAATTCTTTTTCCAGCTTCGAAAAACGTTGAAAGCGAAACGGAAACGAAAGTCGCGGAAATTTTAGAAAACTTCAAACAGCCGATTCCTATCGCCGGTGAGGAAATTTATCCAAACCTGAAAGCGGGAATCTCCTTATTTCCGATCGATGGAATATCTGCGGAACAATTGCTCTGGAAATCGGAAGCGGCTCTTCAAGGAAGCCTTGCGTTAGATAGAGACTTCGGTTTTTTTACTTCCGAATTGAACGACAAGCTCAAAGAGAAGCTCACGCTCGAAAAAGAATTGAGAGACGCTCTTTCCAAGGATCAATTTTTGGTCGTTTATCAACCGAAAGTGAATTTAAAAACGGGTCAGATTGTGGGAATGGAAGCACTCGTTCGCTGGAAACATCCAAATCTTGGACTTGTCTCCCCTCTTCAATTCATTCCCTTGGCTGAAGAAACTGGCTTGATTATTCCTCTCGGAGAATTGGTTCTTCGGAAAGCCTGCGACGATCTTCAGGATTGGAAAAAAAGAGGCAATCCGGCTTTTCGAGTTTCCGTAAATCTTTCCCCGATTCAGTTTCGAAAAAAATTCTTAACGGAAACCATTTTAAGAATATTAGAAGAAACGAATACAGATCCTCAAGAATTGGAATTGGAAATCACCGAAAGCGCCCTCGCCGGAGATCCTAACCTGACTCTCGACGTTCTGAATTCTCTTCATCGATCCGGAATTACACTTTCCCTAGACGACTTTGGTACGGGTTATTCTTCCTTAAGTTCCTTGAGTCAATATCCGATCCACACCTTAAAGATAGATCAATCCTTTGTGAGAGGACTTTCAACCGATTCTTCGAGTGAATCGATCGTTCGAACCATTCTTGCCCTCGCCGAAAGCCTAAGTTTAACCACGGTCGCCGAAGGAATCGAATCGGAGGAACAAAGACGACTCCTAACCGCACAAGGATGCGAAATGGGCCAAGGCTTTTTATTTTCTAAGCCTCTTTCGATCACGGACTTGGAATTTTTATCCAAAAAAGAATAA